Within the Sporocytophaga myxococcoides DSM 11118 genome, the region ATCGGTCCATACCTGTTACTAAAACCTCTAACATATATTTCATTAACTGGGACTTTGCCTTTTAGTATCTTTAAAGGTTTAAGCCATTACTGTCCGGTAAAAAAAATTAAAGGAGGCGATTAGGCCTCCTTTTTTGTTTGTAGTTTTCTGGTGACCAAACCTTAAACCAAACAATGAACAAAAGTACTCATTTTACCGGACAGCCGACATATTGTCAATTAATAAATCTCATCCCCAAAGAGTTAGTTTTAAAGCTTGCCAATCAGTATCAGTCTGATCGATATTGCAAAAAGTTTACGACTTGGAATCACTTAGCAACCATGCTTTTTTCATGTTGGGGAGGCTGTACCTCATTGCGTGAAGTTTCAACAGGAATGAGGGCTTTAGAGGGTAAGCTAGTTTCTTCCAGGGTAAATTATTTCCCTACTCGTAGTACTTTTTCAGATGCCAATGCAAGACACAGCAGCAAAGTTTTTGAAGAGATATATTTTAAACTGAAAGATTATTGGGACTCTGTTTTATCGGACAGCCGAAAAGATAATAATATTTTCTTTATGGACTCTACTGTCATAAGCTTATTCCAGGAGATATTCAAAAATTCAGGATCAAGTAAAGCTGATGGAAGAAGGAAAGGTGGATTAAAGGTTCATACAGTAATCAATGAGCAGTCCTTTAGCCCTCAAATTGTTAATATAACTGATGGAGCCGTCAATGATATTTCTTTTATGTCTAAAGTTACAGTACCTGCAGGAAGCACCATTATAATGGACAGAGGATACAGATCATATAAATATTACAATTTATGGACGAAGCAGAATATCAGATGGGTGACCAGGTTGCGTGAACCTTGTTATTGGCGTCCCAAAGAATACTATCTGGTTAGTGAGGAGCAGAAACAAGCTGGAGTATTGTCTGATGAACGTGTTTGTCTTGGATTTCCTCAAAAGAAGACAGAAAAAGTAAAATGTAGATTGATTCGTTTCTGGGACCCAAAAAATAAGAAAGAGTTTGAGTATTTAACCAATGACTTTATAAGCGAACCTGCTACTATTGCGGATTTATATAAGAAAAGATGGGCTGTAGAGCTCTTATTTAAAAGGCTAAAGCAAAATATGCCTTTACAATACTTTCTGGGAGAAAATCAGAATGCTATACGAATTCAAATATGGTGTGCATTAATCGCTGACCTATTAATAAATGTCATAAAGAAACAGGTAAAAAAGTCTTGGGCTTTTTCGTCAATAGTTTCATTGATCAGACTTCACTTGTTTAATTATTTAAATCTTATTTCATTTTTAAATAATCCGGAAAGCGCAATTATAACATCTCAACCAAGCAAGCAAATCAAAATAGTATTTTCAGGGTAGGCCTCTTTTTATTAAATGAAAAAAAGTGTCCTATTTTAATAGTAGGAGCACTTTTTTATGTCTTTTCATTTTTTACCGGACAGTAATGGGTTTAAGCTTTGCGCCGAAAGCCCCTTCTTTAGTAACTTCTGCAATCGTAATCAAATCAGATTCACCAATCATTTCGTCCCATTCAGGATCTTCCCATTGATCAGCTTTAAGGGGATTAGTTAACAATAGAGGTAAAAGACAAATAAGAATTTTTAAGATACTATTCATAGGTAATGATATTACTTATGAATAGAAGGTTCTTATATTTTATAAGAAACAGTACAAAGGTATGCATTTCATTCAGGATGAAACAAAAGTTTAGCGGTGGGAATGCGGGAAGTCGTGCATCTCATTTCAATGAAGTTATTATGTTTAAAAGCTAAATTATAAATCATTCAATTCATCATACTTGCGTTAAATATGTAGAAATAATTTGCGAAAATGAATGGTTGCGCATATATTTGCAACTGTTCGGTTTCGAAAATAAATGAACTGATAAATGAGAAGAGATATTTTCCAGGCAATTGCCGATCCTACTAGGAGGGCTATTATTGCTTTAATTGCAATACAGGCAATGACTCCTAATGCTATTGCTGAAAACTTCAATACAACACGTCAGGCTGTTTCAAAACATTTACGCATTCTTACTGAATGTGAACTTGTAAAACAGGAACATCAGGGCAGAGAGATTTACTATTCACTTGAAATTGATAAAATGAAAGAGATAGACAAATGGCTTGAACAGTTCCGCAAAATATGGGAGACACGTTTTTCCCAACTTGACGACTTATTATCCACTATTAAAAAGCAAAAAAATGAAAAGTAATCTCCTATTTGATTTTACCGTAAATAAGGAAAATAAAACCATTCACATAAAACGTGAGTTTGATGCCGGTATCGAACTGGTATGGCAAGCATGGACAAAAGCGGAGTTGTTGGACCAATGGTGGGCACCGAAACCTTATCATATTGAGACAAAATCATTAGATATAAGAGTAGGGGGAATGTGGCTTTATGCAATGGTTAGTCCTGAGAATGAAAAAATGTGGTGTAAAGCGGATTACAAGGCCATTGAGTCATGCAAACTGCTATCATGGTTAGATGCATTTTGTGATGAAAACGGAATTGAAAATACCATTAAACCACGTTCCTTATGGACAAACAACTTTACAGAAAACACTGGGATCACCACTGTAAACATTACTTTAAAGCATGACAAACTTGAAGACATTGAAATGATGATTGAGATGGGCTTTAAAGAAGGGCTTACAATGGCACTAGAGAATCTGGATGAATATTTATTAACCATTAAAAAATAAAACTAATGAAAAAGAACAGAATAATTTTCTGGATTACAACAAGTATCATATTCCTTTGGGAAGGACTGATGCCTCTTAGCACACTTTTGTTTAAACCTGAATATGCTACAGTAGGGACAAGACCTTTGGGCTATCCTGACTATTTTGCTTATGCTTTAATAGTTTTCAAAGCGTTAGGTGCAACATCATTAATGCTTCCTAAGCTACCAGGAAAATTGAGAGAATGGGCTTATGCAGGACTTACATTCAATTTAATATTTGCCGTAATCAGCCATGTTGCGGTGGATAAAAATATCAGCTATATTTTAATGCCAATAGTAGTATGGGCTATTCTTGCAGTATCATATATTTATAATCAAAAAATTCAAAACAATAGCTAAATCAGAATATTTCTCGCGATATACCTTTGGCAAAAGACCTGATAATCGGAGGTTGTGATTTTTAATCTTATGATATATGATAAAAGATAAATTATTAAGTATGCACAATGTCGGCATCGTTGTAGAGTCACTCGATGGTGCCATTTCTTTTTTCACCGAGTTAGGACTGAAACTTGAAGGGCGTGCCTTTGTGGAAGGAGAGTGGGCTGGTCGTGTTACCGGACTGGGTTCTCAACGTGTAGAAATTGCTATGATGGTTACACCTGATGGGCATAGCCGACTTGAACTCTCGAGATTTCTTACTCCATCAACTATCTCAGATCACCGCACTGCGCCTGTGAACGCTCTCGGTTACCTACGCGTCATGTTCAATGTTCAAGACATTGACGAGGTAGTATTCAGGCTTAAGAAGCATGGTGCCGAGATCGTCGGCGAAGTGGTTCAATACGAGAATATATATCGACTCTGTTACATACGCGGACACGAAGGAATTCTTATAGGATTGGCAGAAGATATTCGATAACCGGCAGCGATACCCATCTATCTTTTATATGAACATCCTCTAATCAGTATTAACAATCCAAACGAAATAAGATGAGAAAATTAATTGCAGGAATAAATATGACTTTGGACGGAATAAGTGACCATACAGTCATCAGTCCCGATAGTGAAATACATCAGCATTACAGTGATTTATTAAAAAATTCAGGTGCTGTTATATATGGCAGGATTACATATCAACTTATGGAGTATTGGCCTACTGTAGTTAAAAATCCTACCGGTAACAAAGCAACGGATGATTTTGCAGTTACCATAGATAACATTGATAAAATTGTTTTTTCCCGAACTTTGAAAGACGTAACATGGAAAAATACAAGGCTGGTAAAAGGAGGAATTAAGGAAGAAATAATAGCGCTCAAGCGACAGTCTGGAAAAGATTTATTAGTTGGTAGTCCTAGTTTGATTATAGAATCAATGAACCTTGGTTTAGTTGATGAATTTCAGTTATGTGTTCATCCGGTAATACAGGGAAAGGGTTCACAATTATTTATAAACATAAGTGAAAGAATTAACCTAAAACTTTTAAAGACAAAGACTTTTACTGGCGGAGCAGTGATTCTTTACTATGAGCCAATAAAGATTTGACATTAATGTGAGACATCAAGGATTTCTGCCCATAGCTCATTCAACGAGGGCTTGTCAGCTTTTGTAAAGATTACAGTATGAGATAGTTGAAATATTAAGGAAGAAAGGTATATATAGTATAAAGAGTAATTCTAATTTGTAATGCGGTTTTTTTGAGAAAAGATATAGAAGTAGCCAGTTTTAGAGCTGGCTATTTTTTATTTTGAAAAAGAGTTGTTTTAGAATACAGCTGGGTATGCATTTAAGCATGCCTGCCACTTATTAGTTGAGCATGAGATAGATATTGTAGCAAGTAAGGATTAATCTCGTGAGTAGGAATTCTGCCTCAATATAGTTTTGAAAGTATATAGAAGGGGAGAGTGTTGGTTCTCTTTCCAAAAGAGCGACAGTCAGTAATAAAGATTCACAAGAAGGATTTTAATAAACTTTACTTGCTCCATCAATACCTGAATGTTCGTCGATGCTTTATTGCCTTTTTTATTTTTTTATAATCATACCTTTTGTTTTCCATCCTCACAATCACATAATTCTAAAACGAATCCATAAAAACAGTTGAATTAGGTTTATTGTCCGGTTTACTTTTGGGAGCCTTAAACGTAGTACGTGCAGTTTAGTTGAGTCGTATTGTGTAAATCGAAAAATTGTACTTTAGGTATAATAAATTGGATAAAAGATGATAAAAATGACGGGATTTAATAGGTTTAGTGCAATTTTAAATAGAAAATTATTATTCATGGGAAGTCAATTCAATGCATTGAATTACATACTATGCACTTTTTTATTATTTCTTGTTGTAACAAAAACAGCCAATGCCCAAACCTGGCCAGGAGATACCATTCATGTAAACATAAACACCAACAATCCGGCTTTTCCGTTTCCGCAGTTTTTAGAGTACCAAGGAGGTAAATCCTTAGCTGCCAATAATGCTGTAGGAGTAACACACGCTGATATGGAAAAATCCATGCGTGAAGCTTATCAGATTATGATGCGGAGAGCCCTAACTGTTCCTGGAAAAACGCTGGGCACCGGGGCAAATGCAACTCCCTATATCGTTTTTAACCATCCTACTGTTCCACAAGGGTATGGTACTTTTGTATCGGAAGGCGATGGATATGCCATGCTGGCAGCAGCACATTTTGCTGATAAAAAGACTTTTGACGGATTGTGGCTTTGGGTTCATGACAACCGTCTGAGCGGAGTTAAAAAGTACTATGATTGTTCACCGCTAAGGCCCACATATACTTATGGAGCTGGTTTTGCAGGGTGGGAGTGTGATGAAAATACAAATATCAGCTCTACCAATATCAACTCTGCTGCAGATGGGGATTTAGATATTGCCATGGCTCTATTGATGGCTCATAAACAATGGGGTGATAATATGGGAATAACTGATGCCTGCGGTAATCAGATCAGTTATAAAGGTGAAGCGTTGAAAATGATCAAGCTTCTTGTTGATACATTATATTATACAACAAGTCCGTTAGGTGCCCAGGCAGGAATGAAAGGCTATTTATCAGGTATTGTGGGTATTGATGGGTATCTGAAAAGTGGTAATACATGGGGGGAAGTTACTAATTGGAGGTATTCAGCAGCCAATACTGCATATCCCTGGGCATCGGTTAAGCCTGATCCTATTCAGGTAACCAGTAAATATGTGGATTATAATGCACCAGCATATTTCAGAGAATTTGCAAAGTTTTTAGAGGCCAACGGAGGGACTGCCTGGCAGATAAGTCAGTGTAAACGATGTGAGGCTTCAGCTGACTGGACGATAAAACAAATGTATGATAAAGGATATATTGCAAGTGCTGGTGACTACACGGTTAGTGATAATGGAGCGACAACAACATTTGGACCGTTTGCTGCAGGAGAAGATTTCAGGTGTTCATGGCGAACAATATTGAATTATGTCTGGCATGGTAATCCCGATTCAACCTGGAATCCTGTTACACATCAGGTTGTGCCGGGAGGCAATACCTATGAATATGATATGGCTTTAAGGCACAAAGAGTTTTTGAAATTCCCAGGCTCAATTCCAAGCAATTCAGCAAGTGCCTTTTGCAGTAAACTGGGAGCTTCTCCCGATCCCGGCCAGCCACAATGGAAAGGAGTAGCACAAATAAAACAGCAATATCTTCCAAACGGTAATGTATTAGCTAATTATGGAGTAAACTGGATGGCTGGAACTGGCACTCCTGCTGCTGTTGCTTCAGGTGATTTGGATTTAACTGCAGAATTGTACAGACAATGTGAACTAGCCTGGGACGACCAGAGTGGCTCAGCAAAAATGCCTACACCTTACCAGCGCTATATAGGAAGCACTCCCAAATATTTTCATGGATTTTTCAGGATATTAGGTATGTTAACGGCCTCCGGTAACCTGCATGCACCAGAAGACATGAAACCGGGTGCCAATATGAAGGTTTATATGGATGTAGACAAAACCTTTGCTTATGAAGGAGACCTTCTGACCTATGAAGTAAGCTACCGAAATTACGGAGTCATTGATGCAACCAATGTTTCGATAACAACGACTTTAGATCCCAATTATGAAATTGTTTCGGTGAGTGGTGGTGGAACAGCTTCAGGTGTAAGCATCACATGGAATATCGGAACTGTACCGGGTTTTAAAACCGGTGAGCTGGCTAAAACAATGGGAGTCAGAAAATTTGTTGTAAGAGTAAGGCCAATTGATATGGCAACTACAGTCTGCCTGACAAGCACCGTCACTTCAACTAACGCACCATCCTGGACAAGTAATGAATATCCAAACAACGCTACCTATACGATGGAGCGAAACTGTGTTGATCTTTTGAAAGACAGAGTTTTGGCAATCAAAAAAACTACTGATAGAAGCGTAATGAATCCCGGAGATGTTGTCAATTTTACATTGGATTTTGAGAATAAAACGGGTTCAAATCTGTGGCTGAACGGTGGTCGTGAGCGTGTGGTTGTTTCATATGCAAACTATGCAGAAGCCAGCGGATCAAGCGAACGGAATTTTTATCAGTTTTATAGAATCTGGCACACGGCACATGAGGCTTATATAGATCTGGGCAACTACCGTGTTTCTTATTTCATGAATGACGCTGCTGCAATCGGTGAATACAACGCAGGAACAAACCCTACTGGTTGGACTGCGGAAGTAGATAACAAGAATGATCTTCAAAAATACGGTTATAACCCTCCGTCTGATCCTATGAAATTTACTTATCAGAAAATTCCATGGGGACAGGATGCGAACGGATCATGGAACCAGCGTATCGTAACACAATTTGCTCATGTATTGACTGCCCCTTCCATGCATGTGTATGATAAACTGGATAGTGAATACCTCATACATAAAGGAGTAGTAGGGCCGAGTATTATAAGGACAGTCCTCAAGTCAAATCCTTCAACACTTTTAATGCCCAGATTGATAGATGACTGGTCTTATGATGGAACCATTAAAACAACAGATAATGACGGGCAGGAGGATAGCTATTTCCCTGTCAGTCCGGCTTATACAAATTTTAATTCAGTACCCAAATTTGAACCTGAGCCTGTCAACAACTATAGCAAAGATGCCTGCGGTGGACCTGTTAAGAACTTTTCAAAAGTCTTGGTTGAGGAATTTGATGGATACACCTGGAGAAGAATCGCCGGTAATGGACCGCTTCCAGGTCGTGAAACATACAATGTAGTGGTGACTGATTCTATTCCAATCGAATTGGCATGGAGTGCATTTACGGATGATAATGCAGTTGGTGTTACAGCAACTTATACACCTTTAACAGGTAATCCGAAATTTTCCGGATATGTAAAATGGACCATACCTGCAATGCTTACAGGAGAAAAAGCTAATTTATCCTATAGAACTATAGCTAAGGCTCCATGCTCAGAAAAAACGTTTATCAATGCTGGCTGGATCTGGTCAGATGTAGATTCACCGGATTCTGCTGCGGTCATTTTAAAACTTACTTGTAATCCTGTACCTCCAACACCACCTAAAGAAACTTCTTTGGTGAAAACAGCCAATACGGCTTCAGCAGTTGTTGGCGATGTAATCAATTATACATTAACGTTTACTAACAAAGACGGATCAACAGCCTCATGGGCAGGAGCAAGCACACAGCTTACAGACTGGCAGACATTAGGTACAGGAGTTGCCATGCCTAAATTAAACGGGACCGTTATTTCGTTGGATCAGAATGGTGGTAACAATCCTCCAGGGGCCAATGGTTATGCCTTTGGACCTAAGAAAGCACATGGAGTAAACGGTTGGGTTGAATCTACTATAGCACCTACCAATTCCAGTTCATTCTCTTTTCTATACCGATATCAATCTGGAACACCGGGCTTAGCGGATTTCAAAGGATTAAGGCTTGAGATTTCTCCAAACATTGGTGGAAATAATTTCATAGAAATTAAGCTTTATCAGAATGGAAGCAGCACACCCATCGCTTCATTTTCAGGTCTGACATTTCCTGGAAGCTTTAGTTCTGTAAAGGTTCGTACCGAGTTACTGGATGATAAATTATATATCTGGATAAATGATTTTACCGGAGCTCCTCTTAAAGTAATTACTGGTATTACAGAACTGGGAGCGGGTTATGCAGGGATATACGGAAAAGGCTCCCAGCAGGCACTTTCAGCTTATACTGCTCATTTTGATTCAGCATTTGATTTGATAATCACAGATCCTGTACCTGCTCAATTAAATAATATTACGAATATATCGAATAGTGGAGTATTGACAGGATCAACAATTACCTGGCCAACGGTTGCCGGTCCTATTTTGGCCAATGCCGTAATTGAAAGGACTTTTGATGCAACAGTTAATACCTGCACAGACTTTATCACAAATATTGGTAAAGCTACTGTTTATGGTGTAACCAATATTCAATCTCAGTATGTAGTTAACTGCGGTGCAATTAACACCTGTATACCGCCAACAACAGTTACAATTTCCGTATCTAAACCGAATATTTGTTTAGGTGCTCCATTAAGTATAGCTGGTGTTGTTACACCAGCGAATCCGAACTACTACTATACATGGTATAAGGGTGGTGTTGCAGTAACGACAGCAAGCAATACTTATGCGCCATATACAAAAGCAGTCACTACTTTGGCAGACACTGGAACATACGTACTCCGTGTAGAAGATGGGAACGATGGTGCCGCTGCCTGTTATAAAGAGTCAGCAAAATTAGTGATCAGGATTACAGCTCCTACGGTAGCAGGTACGATTTCTTCAGACCAGAACCTGTGCTCAGGTTCCACTCCGGCACCGCTCACAGGAACTGCAAGCACAGGAGGAGAAACGGTAAAGAATTATAAATGGCAGAGCTCTACAACGAATGGTACAACTGGCCCTTGGACAGACCTTGGACCATATAGTACAACTGCTACAGGATATGCTCCGGGAGTATTGACTGCTACTACCTATTATAGGAGAATAGATTCTTCCGGATACTGCCTGGGTGTGCCAACCACAAGTATTGCGATCACAGTGACACCGGCAACAGTAGCAGGTACAATTTCTTCAAATCAATCTATCTGTTCAGGTGAAACTCCGGTACCACTTACTGGTGCAGCAAGTACTGGGGGAGTCGCTAATAAGTATTATAAGTGGCAGAGTTCGACAACAAACGGTACAACAGGCCCATGGACAGATCTTGGACCTTATAACACAACGACGATAGGTTATGCACCTGGT harbors:
- a CDS encoding IS4 family transposase, which codes for MNKSTHFTGQPTYCQLINLIPKELVLKLANQYQSDRYCKKFTTWNHLATMLFSCWGGCTSLREVSTGMRALEGKLVSSRVNYFPTRSTFSDANARHSSKVFEEIYFKLKDYWDSVLSDSRKDNNIFFMDSTVISLFQEIFKNSGSSKADGRRKGGLKVHTVINEQSFSPQIVNITDGAVNDISFMSKVTVPAGSTIIMDRGYRSYKYYNLWTKQNIRWVTRLREPCYWRPKEYYLVSEEQKQAGVLSDERVCLGFPQKKTEKVKCRLIRFWDPKNKKEFEYLTNDFISEPATIADLYKKRWAVELLFKRLKQNMPLQYFLGENQNAIRIQIWCALIADLLINVIKKQVKKSWAFSSIVSLIRLHLFNYLNLISFLNNPESAIITSQPSKQIKIVFSG
- a CDS encoding ArsR/SmtB family transcription factor, with the protein product MRRDIFQAIADPTRRAIIALIAIQAMTPNAIAENFNTTRQAVSKHLRILTECELVKQEHQGREIYYSLEIDKMKEIDKWLEQFRKIWETRFSQLDDLLSTIKKQKNEK
- a CDS encoding SRPBCC family protein, whose amino-acid sequence is MKSNLLFDFTVNKENKTIHIKREFDAGIELVWQAWTKAELLDQWWAPKPYHIETKSLDIRVGGMWLYAMVSPENEKMWCKADYKAIESCKLLSWLDAFCDENGIENTIKPRSLWTNNFTENTGITTVNITLKHDKLEDIEMMIEMGFKEGLTMALENLDEYLLTIKK
- a CDS encoding DoxX family protein; protein product: MKKNRIIFWITTSIIFLWEGLMPLSTLLFKPEYATVGTRPLGYPDYFAYALIVFKALGATSLMLPKLPGKLREWAYAGLTFNLIFAVISHVAVDKNISYILMPIVVWAILAVSYIYNQKIQNNS
- a CDS encoding VOC family protein, producing the protein MIKDKLLSMHNVGIVVESLDGAISFFTELGLKLEGRAFVEGEWAGRVTGLGSQRVEIAMMVTPDGHSRLELSRFLTPSTISDHRTAPVNALGYLRVMFNVQDIDEVVFRLKKHGAEIVGEVVQYENIYRLCYIRGHEGILIGLAEDIR
- a CDS encoding dihydrofolate reductase family protein produces the protein MRKLIAGINMTLDGISDHTVISPDSEIHQHYSDLLKNSGAVIYGRITYQLMEYWPTVVKNPTGNKATDDFAVTIDNIDKIVFSRTLKDVTWKNTRLVKGGIKEEIIALKRQSGKDLLVGSPSLIIESMNLGLVDEFQLCVHPVIQGKGSQLFINISERINLKLLKTKTFTGGAVILYYEPIKI
- a CDS encoding T9SS C-terminal target domain-containing protein, which translates into the protein MGSQFNALNYILCTFLLFLVVTKTANAQTWPGDTIHVNINTNNPAFPFPQFLEYQGGKSLAANNAVGVTHADMEKSMREAYQIMMRRALTVPGKTLGTGANATPYIVFNHPTVPQGYGTFVSEGDGYAMLAAAHFADKKTFDGLWLWVHDNRLSGVKKYYDCSPLRPTYTYGAGFAGWECDENTNISSTNINSAADGDLDIAMALLMAHKQWGDNMGITDACGNQISYKGEALKMIKLLVDTLYYTTSPLGAQAGMKGYLSGIVGIDGYLKSGNTWGEVTNWRYSAANTAYPWASVKPDPIQVTSKYVDYNAPAYFREFAKFLEANGGTAWQISQCKRCEASADWTIKQMYDKGYIASAGDYTVSDNGATTTFGPFAAGEDFRCSWRTILNYVWHGNPDSTWNPVTHQVVPGGNTYEYDMALRHKEFLKFPGSIPSNSASAFCSKLGASPDPGQPQWKGVAQIKQQYLPNGNVLANYGVNWMAGTGTPAAVASGDLDLTAELYRQCELAWDDQSGSAKMPTPYQRYIGSTPKYFHGFFRILGMLTASGNLHAPEDMKPGANMKVYMDVDKTFAYEGDLLTYEVSYRNYGVIDATNVSITTTLDPNYEIVSVSGGGTASGVSITWNIGTVPGFKTGELAKTMGVRKFVVRVRPIDMATTVCLTSTVTSTNAPSWTSNEYPNNATYTMERNCVDLLKDRVLAIKKTTDRSVMNPGDVVNFTLDFENKTGSNLWLNGGRERVVVSYANYAEASGSSERNFYQFYRIWHTAHEAYIDLGNYRVSYFMNDAAAIGEYNAGTNPTGWTAEVDNKNDLQKYGYNPPSDPMKFTYQKIPWGQDANGSWNQRIVTQFAHVLTAPSMHVYDKLDSEYLIHKGVVGPSIIRTVLKSNPSTLLMPRLIDDWSYDGTIKTTDNDGQEDSYFPVSPAYTNFNSVPKFEPEPVNNYSKDACGGPVKNFSKVLVEEFDGYTWRRIAGNGPLPGRETYNVVVTDSIPIELAWSAFTDDNAVGVTATYTPLTGNPKFSGYVKWTIPAMLTGEKANLSYRTIAKAPCSEKTFINAGWIWSDVDSPDSAAVILKLTCNPVPPTPPKETSLVKTANTASAVVGDVINYTLTFTNKDGSTASWAGASTQLTDWQTLGTGVAMPKLNGTVISLDQNGGNNPPGANGYAFGPKKAHGVNGWVESTIAPTNSSSFSFLYRYQSGTPGLADFKGLRLEISPNIGGNNFIEIKLYQNGSSTPIASFSGLTFPGSFSSVKVRTELLDDKLYIWINDFTGAPLKVITGITELGAGYAGIYGKGSQQALSAYTAHFDSAFDLIITDPVPAQLNNITNISNSGVLTGSTITWPTVAGPILANAVIERTFDATVNTCTDFITNIGKATVYGVTNIQSQYVVNCGAINTCIPPTTVTISVSKPNICLGAPLSIAGVVTPANPNYYYTWYKGGVAVTTASNTYAPYTKAVTTLADTGTYVLRVEDGNDGAAACYKESAKLVIRITAPTVAGTISSDQNLCSGSTPAPLTGTASTGGETVKNYKWQSSTTNGTTGPWTDLGPYSTTATGYAPGVLTATTYYRRIDSSGYCLGVPTTSIAITVTPATVAGTISSNQSICSGETPVPLTGAASTGGVANKYYKWQSSTTNGTTGPWTDLGPYNTTTIGYAPGALTSTTYYRRIDSSGYCLGMPTASIVITVTPTVATSVVISTPSITTCANTAVTFTAVETNGGTPTYQWYKGIIGSGTAIPSATGVTYTTPASGAGAISNGDSYYVEMTSSLACATPDPAVSNAIVMTVTNVVAPAVTITANPGNTICENTSVTFTAVPGNGGTLPTYEWFVQKTTDMTPVSQGPASSAVDSDKFTISTLGDGDKITVKMVSNSDCASPSDATSAAIIMTVKPNVSPSVTVSADKSSICPNESVTFTAIVTNGGTNPSYVWRNGTTTVSNSGATYTTNSLVSANSITVTITSTELCASPTTEVSMPVSVTVKPVPAPAVSITADLVGVCEGNAVNFTATPTDGGSSPQYQWYIGTTKQGAATSSNTFTTSDLTVSTSSPGNTVKVELVSNEECANATPAASNVITIAVNPGIKPGKISGDQIICNNTSAAKLEEIAASDAITAMYTWQQTETPAIEASWVPATGIPSNGGKDFTPTAKLTTTTYYRRRVDDGAAPAPCNKAFTTPVKIIVNSILVAGKIGADQSICSGETPDPFISVNAPTGGSGSYTYQWQYTDATHPIMTDIVNATNASYTSGALSSTTQFQRIEISGNCGSVISNVITVTVATPEVVTASINDPGQVCSGSAAFNFVANSSTTGTGTLSYKWYLGSGSTPVSNASSYLYNPVSGDNGKTVKVVVSTSNACNAGDAISNTVTLNIVDAEPAAVSIDVNPNPNCEGMLTTFNVTSSSGTGSSPAYKWYVNNPNVSVGTGTTFSSSTLITDDQVWVGMTSNLACVTGPNFVESAKITMNIKPIPNPVINEGDQTICSPNTVTFTASGSAGTTYQWMRDGNVILGATNPSYTATESGLYTVIEDNGACSQTSAGRKLTVIQTPVAYAGEDIYIKDGEPGRLLGAGGALYSWSPATGLSDAYVSTPTFIADQTIVYTLTVADATNMCKSQDSVKVYVERPIRIPNAITVNGDGNNDTWEIGNIESFPNAEFLIYNRWGNLVWKSTGYLKNWDGTNYRNGEVLPDGTYFYVINLNSQIYKESYSGYVQVIK